From Pseudorca crassidens isolate mPseCra1 chromosome 7, mPseCra1.hap1, whole genome shotgun sequence, a single genomic window includes:
- the ABHD17B gene encoding alpha/beta hydrolase domain-containing protein 17B: MNNLSFSELCCLFCCPPCPGKIASKLAFLPPDPTYTLMCDESGSRWTLHLSERADWQYSSREKDAIECFMTRTSKGNRIACMFVRCSPNAKYTLLFSHGNAVDLGQMSSFYIGLGSRINCNIFSYDYSGYGASSGKPTEKNLYADIEAAWLALRTRYGIRPENVIIYGQSIGTVPSVDLAARYESAAVILHSPLTSGMRVAFPDTKKTYCFDAFPNIDKISKITSPVLIIHGTEDEVIDFSHGLALFERCQRPVEPLWVEGAGHNDVELYGQYLERLKQFVSQELVNL; this comes from the exons atGAATAATCTTTCATTTAGTGAGCTATGTTGCCTCTTCTGCTGTCCACCTTGTCCAGGGAAAATTGCTTCAAAATTAGCATTTTTGCCACCTGATCCAACTTACACGCTGATGTGTGATGAAAGTGGAAGCCGCTGGACGTTACACCTATCAGAACGAGCAGACTGGCAATATTCTTCTAGAGAAAAAGATGCTATTGAGTGTTTCATGACTAGAACCAGTAAAGGCAACAGAATTGCCTGCATGTTTGTGCGTTGCTCACCCAATGCCAAATACACTTTACTCTTTTCACACGGAAATGCTGTTGATCTTGGTCAGATGAGCAGTTTTTACATAGGACTGGGATCACGGAttaattgtaatatattttcatatgattATTCTGGATATGGTGCAAGTTCTGGGAAACCGACAGAGAAGAACCTCTATGCAGACATAGAAGCTGCTTGGCTTGCTCTTAGGACAAG ATATGGCATTCGCCCTGAAAATGTGATTATATATGGCCAAAGTATAGGGACAGTACCATCTGTGGATCTTGCTGCTCGGTATGAGAGTGCTGCTGTTATTCTTCATTCTCCTTTGACCTCAGGAATGCGAGTCGCTTTTCCTGATACCAAGAAGACCTACTGTTTTGATGCATTCCCAAA CATTGACAAAATCTCTAAGATTACCTCTCCAGTATTAATAATTCATGGGACTGAAGATGAAGTCATTGACTTCTCACACGGCCTCGCATTGTTTGAGCGTTGCCAAAGACCTGTGGAGCCTCTGTGGGTTGAAGGGGCAGGTCACAATGATGTGGAACTTTATGGACAGTATCTTGAAAGATTGAAACAGTTTGTGTCACAGGAACTGgtaaatttgtaa